From a single Poseidonibacter antarcticus genomic region:
- a CDS encoding MerR family transcriptional regulator, translating to MKVIENKNYYKMSELVEVSTLSNHTISFYYKKGLLPNTLSTSKNMKYYPEITITVLNMIKYFKDNLNFSLDYIKELFDYYQINFENRADLILQSIQMLSSEIKNPINKKDLDIDILNEAISLDLLDDKEVYFKTEIEVLNVYKQLREYDISTDLISEYVSTSKKLAILERKLSTKVLEKTGFLPEVLVLDILNAFKPYIFNRHTIEEFKKAY from the coding sequence ATGAAAGTTATAGAAAATAAAAACTACTATAAAATGTCTGAATTAGTTGAGGTAAGTACTTTGAGTAATCATACAATCTCTTTTTATTATAAAAAAGGTTTATTACCAAATACTTTAAGTACTTCAAAGAATATGAAGTATTACCCTGAAATTACAATCACTGTTTTAAATATGATTAAATATTTTAAAGACAATCTTAACTTTTCTCTTGATTATATAAAAGAACTTTTTGATTATTATCAAATCAATTTTGAAAATAGAGCTGATTTGATATTACAATCAATTCAAATGTTATCAAGTGAAATAAAAAATCCAATTAATAAAAAAGACTTAGATATTGATATTTTAAATGAAGCAATTTCTTTAGATTTATTAGATGATAAAGAAGTATATTTTAAGACAGAAATTGAGGTTTTAAATGTATATAAACAATTAAGAGAATATGATATTTCAACTGATTTGATTAGTGAATATGTATCTACAAGTAAAAAACTTGCTATATTAGAAAGAAAATTGAGTACAAAAGTTTTAGAAAAAACTGGCTTTTTACCTGAGGTTTTAGTTCTTGATATTTTAAATGCATTTAAACCATATATTTTCAATCGTCATACAATTGAAGAATTTAAAAAGGCTTACTAA
- a CDS encoding metal ABC transporter solute-binding protein, Zn/Mn family: MKYLLIISIFANYLFAQINIAVSLLPQKTFVEKIAGNKANVIAMVQPGSNPHSYEPKPSQLRELSKVQIYFPIHIGFENVWLEKFATQNKNMKIVSMTKGVKYILMKKHKRKNAEHSHDKKTYVKPDPHTWTSTLNVKIMAKNIYNELIKIDSKNKDFYKKNFLAFLDEINSTDKKIRELLLNVPSDSKFMVFHPSWGYFARDFGLSQFPIEIEGKEPKPKVLLELIKKAEEENIKAIFTQSEFSDKSAKSLAKELKIKVIKESTLSKDWSQNLINMATAIANNK, translated from the coding sequence ATGAAATATCTACTAATCATATCAATTTTTGCAAATTATCTTTTTGCTCAAATTAATATCGCAGTTAGTTTGTTACCTCAAAAAACTTTTGTTGAAAAAATAGCAGGGAATAAAGCTAATGTTATTGCAATGGTTCAACCAGGAAGTAATCCACACTCATACGAACCAAAACCGTCACAATTAAGAGAACTTTCTAAAGTACAGATTTATTTTCCAATACATATTGGTTTTGAAAATGTATGGTTAGAAAAATTTGCTACACAAAATAAAAATATGAAAATTGTTTCTATGACAAAAGGTGTAAAGTATATTCTTATGAAAAAACATAAGCGTAAAAATGCGGAGCATAGTCATGATAAAAAAACTTATGTAAAACCAGATCCTCATACTTGGACAAGTACTTTAAATGTAAAGATTATGGCAAAAAATATTTATAATGAATTAATAAAAATTGATTCAAAAAATAAAGATTTTTATAAGAAAAATTTCTTAGCATTTTTAGATGAAATAAACTCAACAGATAAAAAAATTAGAGAATTACTATTAAATGTACCAAGTGATTCAAAATTTATGGTTTTCCATCCTTCATGGGGATATTTTGCAAGGGATTTCGGATTAAGTCAATTTCCAATAGAAATAGAAGGAAAAGAGCCAAAACCAAAAGTACTTTTAGAATTAATAAAAAAAGCTGAAGAAGAAAATATAAAAGCTATTTTTACACAAAGTGAATTTTCAGATAAAAGTGCAAAAAGTCTTGCTAAAGAATTAAAAATAAAAGTAATAAAAGAATCAACACTTAGTAAAGATTGGTCACAAAATCTTATAAATATGGCAACTGCAATTGCCAATAATAAGTAA
- the rarD gene encoding EamA family transporter RarD translates to MSESKLGQIYGIFAFLFWGAIAPIYFKEVSSVEPLEVLIHRIIWSFVVLVPLLYLTKQVDVYKLLIKDVRKLKYLAFSTLFISLNWLIYIWAVTNNMLMETALGYYINPLVNVLLGFLFFQERMSKNQYFAIFIAFCAVLYQLISLGSIPIVSLSLAFSFAFYGMLRKKVNVGSIVGLFVETLIMMPFALIGIYYLYANDSISFLNSSNYINIMLTLGGLMTIIPLLLFNGAATRMKLTTLGFLQYIGPTCAFLLAVFVYDEEFNFDKMITFSLIWIALVIFSIDSIKKYRKEKKEIKIKSKE, encoded by the coding sequence TTGAGTGAAAGCAAACTAGGTCAAATATATGGTATATTTGCATTCTTATTTTGGGGTGCAATTGCCCCTATTTATTTTAAAGAAGTTTCAAGTGTTGAACCTTTAGAAGTGTTGATTCATAGAATCATTTGGTCATTTGTTGTATTAGTTCCATTGTTATATCTTACTAAGCAAGTAGATGTTTATAAATTACTTATTAAAGATGTGCGGAAGTTGAAATATTTAGCTTTTTCAACACTTTTTATTTCTTTAAATTGGTTAATCTATATTTGGGCAGTTACAAATAATATGTTAATGGAAACTGCTCTTGGTTATTATATAAATCCTTTAGTAAATGTATTGTTAGGCTTTTTATTTTTTCAAGAAAGAATGAGTAAAAATCAATATTTTGCAATTTTTATTGCTTTTTGTGCAGTTTTATATCAATTAATTAGCTTAGGTTCTATTCCTATTGTTTCTTTATCTCTTGCTTTTTCTTTTGCTTTCTATGGAATGCTTAGAAAAAAAGTTAATGTAGGCTCAATTGTTGGACTATTTGTAGAAACATTAATAATGATGCCTTTTGCACTTATTGGAATATATTATCTTTATGCAAATGATTCTATTTCATTTCTAAATTCAAGTAATTATATAAATATTATGCTAACTCTTGGTGGTTTAATGACTATTATTCCTCTTCTTTTATTTAATGGAGCAGCCACAAGAATGAAACTTACAACTTTAGGTTTTTTACAATATATCGGACCTACTTGTGCTTTTTTACTTGCTGTTTTTGTTTATGATGAAGAGTTTAATTTTGATAAAATGATTACTTTTTCATTAATTTGGATAGCTTTAGTAATATTTTCAATAGACTCAATAAAAAAATATAGAAAAGAGAAAAAAGAAATAAAAATTAAAAGTAAAGAGTAG
- a CDS encoding thioredoxin family protein, with product MKIEILGTGCSKCKALEANAKKAVADAGIFAQVEKVEDIVKIMDYGVMSTPSLVINGEVKSTGKVLNAEEIKALF from the coding sequence ATGAAAATTGAAATTTTAGGAACAGGTTGTTCAAAATGTAAAGCTTTAGAAGCAAATGCAAAAAAAGCTGTTGCTGATGCTGGAATATTTGCACAAGTTGAAAAAGTTGAAGATATAGTTAAAATTATGGATTATGGTGTTATGAGTACTCCTAGTCTTGTAATTAATGGTGAAGTTAAATCTACAGGTAAAGTTTTAAATGCAGAAGAGATAAAAGCTTTATTTTAA
- a CDS encoding acyl-[ACP]--phospholipid O-acyltransferase: MSAILESISKIKNVSTIKLAFLFVVFCNALVDVSHKVLLQNIAFKVFDGSEQVIWISVINSMIIIPFLLLFTLSGYLSDKYNKKTILIYGAVSSFCLSVLMILAYLSGNFYFAMISLVLLAVQSAIYSPAKFGLILDIYGKKNLAKGNSALQTISILAILFAIGITSYIFEGFYTSNNLDLLSTKEELLSQILPLTYYILPVAFLEMIVSLFILKKIRTVYKKNDRLELNKNDLLKGKLLVKNINTIFSNNIIFLSIIGLSIFWGISQALLSVFPSYAKQYLDITDVFVINGVLASSGIGIALGAIIYSKVSKHYIEIGTIPIAAFGMALMIYIATIVQTPFLLIMSFLLFGVFGGLFVVPLNALIQFNANKKILGTILAGNNWFNSLAMFIMLSMTTIVSFFALDPLNTIYIILAITFIGSMYTVVKFPQSMLLLFVKLIVGLKYKLEVNGVKNIPSNKGVLLLGNHVSWIDWAVILMSVPREVKFVMEKSIYNKWYLKWLLKMFNAIPISGASSKTTMQTVAKELDAGNIVVLFPEGNITRNGHLGEFKRGFELILRQTNNDVSVVSFYIRGLWESMFSRASNKLKRTYRTNTVTVSFSKVMNKENANVASIKQEVIALSTKSWREHIKNLGTLSETIFDKLKEVSDEMIIADSTGIELSGNKFLTASILFKNLLEKKVKGQNIGLLIPSSAAGAFINNSVLMMGKTAVNLNYTAQIDSLKLAVEKAEIKTIIASSKFVEKLKAKGIDISSLLDLVEVIYLEDIKKDISKVSGLLTLLSVKYLPSFLLKAIHIKKIKKDDTVLILFSSGSEGTPKGVELSSDNVLGNSQQIANVLNVNDDDVFVGSLPTFHAFGIVVTTFLPLIEGIKTVAHPDPTDGLGLGKLIYKYKATILTGTSTFFRLYTKNRKVNPLMFESLRIIVAGAEKLREDVRSDFKKKFGKDILEGFGTTETTPVTSCNLPDVLTPDFTVQKGSKIGTVGMALPGTLIKITDPVTFEELEIGEEGMVLISGIQVMKGYLKDEKKTKEVLKEINGRTFYITGDKGKLDSDGFLTIVDRYSRFAKLGGEMVSLSAIENLISKIIKLDEDSLTDYIATSIEDEKKGEKIILLISNVDDEFIEDLKEKIISAFDNNLMIPSIIKIVDEIPKLGTGKRDFKGAKLLAQSV, translated from the coding sequence ATGAGTGCTATATTAGAAAGTATAAGTAAAATAAAAAACGTATCTACAATAAAACTAGCATTTTTATTTGTAGTGTTTTGTAATGCTCTTGTAGATGTTTCACATAAAGTTTTACTTCAAAATATTGCATTTAAAGTATTTGATGGGAGTGAACAAGTTATATGGATTTCTGTTATAAATTCTATGATAATTATTCCTTTTTTACTTTTATTTACGCTAAGTGGTTATTTATCTGATAAGTATAATAAAAAAACAATACTAATTTATGGTGCAGTTTCGTCTTTTTGTTTATCTGTTCTTATGATACTTGCATACTTAAGTGGAAACTTTTATTTTGCTATGATTTCTTTAGTTTTATTAGCTGTACAAAGTGCTATTTATTCTCCTGCAAAATTTGGCTTGATTTTGGATATTTATGGTAAAAAAAATCTAGCAAAAGGTAATTCCGCTTTACAAACAATTTCTATTCTTGCAATACTATTTGCAATAGGAATTACTTCTTATATTTTTGAGGGTTTTTATACTTCAAATAACTTAGATTTATTAAGTACAAAAGAAGAGTTACTTAGTCAAATACTTCCTTTAACATATTATATTTTACCTGTAGCTTTTTTAGAAATGATTGTTTCATTATTTATTCTAAAGAAAATAAGAACAGTATATAAAAAGAATGATCGTTTAGAATTAAATAAAAATGATTTACTAAAAGGAAAATTATTAGTAAAAAATATAAATACGATTTTTTCAAATAATATAATCTTTTTATCAATAATAGGACTTTCAATTTTTTGGGGAATATCACAAGCATTATTATCAGTATTTCCATCGTATGCAAAGCAGTATTTAGATATTACGGATGTATTTGTTATAAATGGTGTATTAGCATCTTCAGGAATTGGTATAGCTCTTGGTGCAATTATATATTCAAAAGTTTCAAAGCATTATATTGAAATAGGAACAATACCTATTGCTGCTTTTGGAATGGCTCTTATGATTTATATAGCTACTATTGTACAAACACCTTTTTTACTTATTATGTCATTTTTATTATTTGGTGTTTTTGGAGGATTATTTGTAGTTCCGCTAAATGCTTTAATACAATTTAATGCAAATAAAAAGATTTTAGGAACTATTCTAGCTGGGAATAATTGGTTTAATTCTTTAGCAATGTTTATAATGTTAAGTATGACAACAATAGTATCATTTTTTGCACTTGATCCTTTAAATACAATATATATAATCCTTGCAATTACATTTATAGGTTCTATGTATACAGTTGTAAAATTTCCTCAATCTATGCTTTTATTATTCGTAAAACTTATTGTTGGATTAAAGTATAAATTAGAAGTAAATGGCGTTAAAAACATTCCTTCAAATAAAGGTGTTTTATTATTAGGAAATCACGTTTCATGGATTGATTGGGCAGTTATTTTAATGTCTGTTCCAAGAGAAGTAAAATTTGTTATGGAAAAATCTATTTATAATAAATGGTATCTAAAATGGTTACTAAAAATGTTTAATGCAATTCCAATTTCAGGAGCTTCAAGTAAAACTACAATGCAAACAGTTGCAAAAGAGTTAGACGCTGGAAATATTGTAGTTTTATTTCCAGAAGGGAATATCACAAGAAATGGACATTTAGGGGAATTTAAAAGAGGTTTTGAATTAATATTAAGACAAACAAATAATGATGTAAGTGTTGTATCTTTTTATATTAGAGGTTTATGGGAGTCTATGTTTAGTAGAGCAAGTAATAAACTAAAAAGAACTTATAGAACAAATACCGTTACTGTTTCTTTCTCAAAAGTTATGAATAAAGAAAATGCAAATGTTGCAAGTATCAAACAAGAAGTTATTGCCTTATCTACAAAATCTTGGAGAGAGCATATCAAAAATTTAGGAACACTAAGTGAGACTATTTTTGATAAGTTAAAAGAAGTATCAGATGAAATGATAATAGCAGATTCTACAGGTATAGAATTAAGTGGGAACAAGTTTCTAACAGCATCAATTCTTTTTAAAAATTTACTAGAAAAAAAAGTAAAAGGTCAAAATATTGGACTTCTAATTCCATCAAGTGCAGCGGGAGCTTTTATAAATAATTCAGTATTAATGATGGGAAAAACAGCTGTAAATTTAAACTATACAGCTCAAATAGATTCACTAAAACTAGCAGTAGAAAAAGCAGAAATAAAAACTATTATTGCATCTTCAAAATTTGTAGAGAAACTAAAAGCAAAAGGTATAGATATTTCTTCATTGTTAGATTTAGTTGAGGTTATATATTTAGAAGATATTAAAAAAGATATAAGTAAAGTTAGTGGATTATTAACTTTATTATCTGTTAAATATTTACCAAGTTTTTTACTTAAAGCTATACACATAAAGAAAATAAAAAAAGATGATACTGTACTTATTTTATTCTCTTCAGGAAGTGAAGGAACACCTAAAGGTGTTGAATTAAGTAGTGATAATGTATTAGGTAATTCACAGCAAATCGCAAATGTTTTAAATGTAAATGATGATGATGTTTTTGTAGGTTCTCTTCCTACTTTCCATGCTTTTGGAATAGTTGTAACAACATTTCTCCCTTTAATTGAAGGAATTAAAACTGTTGCACATCCAGATCCCACTGATGGTTTAGGATTAGGTAAATTAATCTATAAATATAAAGCAACAATTTTAACAGGAACATCAACATTTTTTAGACTTTATACAAAAAATAGAAAAGTAAATCCTTTAATGTTTGAAAGCTTAAGAATAATAGTAGCAGGTGCAGAGAAATTAAGAGAAGATGTACGAAGTGATTTTAAGAAGAAATTTGGAAAAGATATTTTAGAAGGTTTTGGAACAACAGAAACAACACCTGTAACTTCTTGTAATTTACCTGATGTTTTAACACCTGATTTTACTGTACAAAAAGGAAGTAAAATAGGAACAGTAGGAATGGCACTTCCTGGAACATTAATAAAAATCACAGATCCAGTAACTTTTGAAGAGTTAGAAATAGGGGAAGAAGGAATGGTTCTAATCTCTGGTATTCAAGTAATGAAAGGATATTTAAAAGATGAGAAAAAAACAAAAGAAGTTCTAAAAGAAATAAATGGACGAACTTTTTATATAACAGGAGATAAAGGAAAGCTAGATAGTGATGGTTTTTTAACTATTGTTGATAGATATTCAAGATTTGCAAAATTAGGCGGAGAAATGGTTAGTTTAAGTGCTATTGAAAATCTAATATCAAAAATTATAAAACTAGATGAAGATTCCTTAACAGATTATATAGCAACTTCAATAGAAGATGAAAAAAAAGGTGAAAAAATCATACTTTTAATATCAAATGTTGATGATGAGTTTATTGAAGATTTAAAAGAAAAGATTATTTCTGCATTTGATAATAATCTAATGATTCCAAGTATTATAAAAATAGTTGATGAAATCCCAAAACTAGGGACTGGTAAAAGAGATTTTAAAGGAGCTAAACTCTTAGCTCAAAGTGTTTAA
- a CDS encoding HD domain-containing protein, which produces MIELNIQIEDLISQKASDFEISKVFKNYFKNYVASIDTTLETTGGKDFFVKHTKHTDKFLILLYKYILRKNFGSYQPMSSSIPISLIALGSYGRQQLCIYSDIDIMILYEEIKGYNLKEIMEEFITLAWDCGLKLGSRVHELKEVALSVEEDITIKSSILESRMIFGSKYLWYGYENVLHLIRKTNQKEFILEKLEEHKQRLLKYPLNMEPNIKDGYGGIRESNMLYWIANILYGTSDTKTLIGSEFTEEEYKRYRQSLEYIFQVRNALHNIARKKQDLVTFDILPDLSTKLGFQNTPRHTKDRQCMAKLLRCLHIIHSFTVTMVKKFTRKIIYNTDNIPKLKAHRYKKNLYIVDNTLYTSFNAKPKSLNNLLKELIELPSTVQRFDRSYIYYASKTKLPSTQSKELKKNIKAMLFKKSLYPVIKLIYNSGLFQAILPSTKKIIDQPQFDGYHQHPVDVHSIKTLKFAENIKDPYIQKLFNSLTKQQQTITKLVALFHDIGKGRPTDHHIVGEKLFKTMGISFGFDEEHIRVGSTLVRYHNMMSYVATHEDIYSEKTILNFTGLVKSEIALRMLYVVTYCDISAVGKNIYNSSMASLLKQLYAQSLPAFENQDLLNESARRVAKQNTIKNLKRYKELPNLVKKKIMYISSNQIFLKLKAEDILDIAIKAKDVDNYIYKIMNTTQLTIRIIRNVPLNLGYLLGKLEFLNIASMNIFKLYDNKKAFYISFTEKVDDEDLPFIEEIIKSSFDMTKTTKSIIPIIKKENIKVNCNHTAYLAAMNLVVKDQKGLFAYIAKIFDDFNIEIESAKLHTIKGYAKDLFLIEKNGNFCTKQDEIIDLLCIENKVDKS; this is translated from the coding sequence ATGATTGAATTAAATATACAAATAGAAGACTTAATATCACAAAAAGCAAGTGATTTTGAAATATCAAAAGTTTTTAAGAACTATTTTAAAAATTATGTAGCATCAATTGACACAACATTAGAAACTACTGGTGGAAAAGATTTTTTTGTAAAACATACAAAACACACTGACAAATTCTTAATCTTACTTTACAAATATATCCTACGAAAAAATTTTGGTTCTTATCAACCAATGAGTTCGTCAATCCCTATTAGTTTAATAGCACTTGGTTCTTATGGTAGACAACAACTTTGTATATATTCAGATATTGATATTATGATTTTATATGAAGAAATCAAGGGTTATAATTTAAAAGAAATTATGGAAGAGTTTATTACTCTAGCATGGGATTGTGGTTTAAAACTAGGTTCAAGAGTTCATGAATTAAAAGAAGTTGCATTAAGTGTTGAAGAGGATATAACTATTAAGAGTTCTATTTTAGAATCAAGAATGATTTTTGGTTCTAAATATCTTTGGTATGGATATGAAAATGTACTGCATCTTATTAGAAAAACAAACCAAAAAGAGTTTATTTTAGAAAAACTTGAAGAACATAAACAACGATTATTAAAATACCCACTAAATATGGAACCAAATATAAAAGATGGTTATGGTGGTATTAGAGAATCAAATATGCTATATTGGATAGCAAATATTCTATATGGAACTTCTGATACAAAAACTTTAATTGGTAGTGAATTTACTGAAGAAGAATATAAAAGGTATAGACAATCTTTAGAATATATTTTTCAAGTTAGAAATGCATTGCATAATATTGCAAGAAAAAAACAAGATCTTGTAACCTTTGATATCCTTCCTGATTTAAGTACAAAACTAGGATTTCAAAATACACCTCGTCATACAAAAGATAGACAATGTATGGCAAAACTTTTAAGATGTTTACATATAATTCATAGTTTCACAGTAACTATGGTCAAAAAATTCACAAGAAAAATAATCTATAACACTGATAATATTCCTAAATTAAAAGCTCATAGATATAAAAAGAATCTTTATATTGTAGATAATACTTTATATACATCTTTTAATGCAAAACCTAAAAGTTTAAATAATTTATTAAAAGAATTAATTGAATTACCTTCAACAGTACAGAGATTTGATAGATCTTATATTTATTATGCAAGTAAAACAAAACTTCCAAGTACACAATCTAAGGAATTAAAGAAAAATATTAAAGCAATGTTATTTAAAAAATCTTTATATCCAGTAATTAAATTAATTTATAATTCTGGCTTATTTCAAGCGATTCTTCCTAGTACAAAAAAAATTATTGATCAGCCACAATTTGATGGATATCATCAACATCCTGTTGATGTTCACTCAATTAAAACATTAAAGTTTGCAGAAAATATTAAAGATCCTTATATTCAAAAGCTTTTCAATTCTTTAACTAAACAACAACAAACTATTACAAAACTTGTAGCATTATTTCATGATATTGGAAAAGGAAGACCTACAGATCATCATATTGTTGGTGAAAAGTTATTTAAGACTATGGGTATATCATTTGGTTTTGATGAAGAACATATAAGAGTTGGATCTACACTTGTAAGATATCATAATATGATGTCCTATGTTGCTACACATGAAGATATATATTCAGAGAAAACTATTCTTAACTTCACAGGATTAGTAAAATCAGAGATTGCATTAAGAATGTTATATGTAGTTACATACTGTGATATTTCAGCTGTAGGAAAAAATATTTATAATAGTTCAATGGCTTCTCTTTTAAAACAGTTATATGCACAGTCACTCCCTGCTTTTGAGAATCAAGATTTATTAAATGAAAGTGCAAGAAGAGTTGCAAAACAAAATACTATTAAGAATTTAAAAAGATATAAAGAACTTCCAAATTTAGTTAAAAAGAAAATAATGTACATTTCTTCAAATCAGATATTCTTAAAATTAAAAGCTGAAGATATTTTAGATATTGCAATTAAAGCAAAAGATGTAGATAATTACATTTATAAAATAATGAATACAACTCAGTTAACAATTAGAATTATTAGAAATGTACCTTTAAACCTTGGTTATCTTTTAGGAAAATTAGAGTTTTTAAATATTGCATCAATGAATATATTTAAACTTTATGATAATAAGAAAGCATTTTATATTTCATTTACTGAAAAAGTAGATGATGAAGATTTACCTTTTATTGAAGAAATTATAAAAAGTTCTTTTGATATGACAAAAACTACTAAATCAATAATTCCTATAATCAAAAAAGAAAATATAAAAGTTAACTGTAATCATACAGCTTATCTAGCAGCTATGAATCTAGTTGTTAAAGATCAAAAAGGTTTATTTGCTTATATTGCAAAGATTTTTGATGATTTTAATATTGAAATTGAAAGTGCAAAACTTCATACAATTAAAGGATATGCAAAAGATTTATTTTTGATTGAAAAGAATGGTAATTTTTGTACTAAACAAGATGAAATTATTGATTTATTATGTATTGAGAATAAAGTAGATAAAAGTTAA
- a CDS encoding ATP-binding protein: MQDFIAQDEISKEILNSAKLLQAVNVHALILGAPGVGKKSLAQYILPNSKIYNSKILQQDIQDEVVILQDDAIIIDKINEITNVDLFLNWISTNNIRIIAISDNNMLNQKLKDIFSINLEMPSLYKRELDTKALIHKFSIEASKTLDMDMISTSKLITNITNNSHSLRKSIYFSYLFETIGEEEILMFLEKYLGENLGEENAYKNLLYLFEVPLIKASTKKYKSQVQVAKHLGLNRITLRKKLETHKELL, translated from the coding sequence ATGCAAGACTTTATAGCACAAGATGAAATCTCGAAAGAGATATTAAATTCAGCAAAATTATTACAAGCGGTTAACGTACATGCCTTAATATTAGGGGCTCCTGGAGTTGGTAAAAAATCACTCGCTCAGTACATTTTACCTAATTCAAAGATTTATAATTCGAAAATATTACAACAAGATATTCAAGATGAAGTAGTTATTTTACAAGATGATGCAATTATCATAGATAAAATTAATGAAATTACAAATGTAGATCTTTTTCTAAATTGGATAAGCACTAATAATATTAGGATTATTGCCATTTCAGATAATAATATGTTAAATCAGAAATTAAAAGATATATTTTCTATAAACCTTGAGATGCCTTCTTTATATAAAAGGGAATTAGATACAAAAGCATTAATTCATAAATTTTCAATTGAAGCTTCTAAAACTTTAGATATGGATATGATTTCAACATCAAAACTAATTACAAATATTACAAATAATAGTCATTCACTTAGAAAATCGATATACTTTTCTTATCTTTTTGAAACTATTGGAGAAGAAGAAATATTAATGTTTTTAGAAAAATACTTAGGAGAAAATTTAGGAGAAGAAAATGCATATAAAAATCTTCTTTACTTATTTGAAGTTCCTTTGATAAAAGCATCTACAAAAAAATATAAATCTCAAGTACAAGTTGCAAAACATTTAGGCTTAAATAGGATAACATTAAGAAAGAAATTAGAAACACATAAAGAATTATTATGA